In the Brachyhypopomus gauderio isolate BG-103 chromosome 4, BGAUD_0.2, whole genome shotgun sequence genome, one interval contains:
- the LOC143512597 gene encoding serine/threonine-protein kinase WNK2 isoform X3 has protein sequence MESGDGPKPDGPRVTRYPSVPGSQCELNMNIHETNSEGDVDKTDEGPGSVRGGSEPSARPRSKHQRGVRERFIRRSLWFADNDDQACEAPECDTYGKMLNVNLRTIVDRTRGARSRLQEGSSTESQGGRKDSATESAGADDERDRTPACNAESADDGKNVIKTASEENEEEAEMKAVATSPGGRFLKFDIELGRGSFKTVYKGLDTDTWVEVAWCELQDRKLSKVERQRFREEAEMLKGLQHPNIVRFYDSWESHLKGKKCIVLVTELMTSGTLKTYLKRFKVMKPKVLRSWCRQILKGLHFLHTRTPPIIHRDLKCDNIFITGPTGSVKIGDLGLATLKRASFAKSVIGTPEFMAPEMYEEHYDESVDVYAFGMCMLEMATSEYPYSECQNAAQIYRKVTSGVKPASYHKVTDPEVKEIIGECICQNKEERYSIKDLLNHAFFAEDTGVRVELAEEDDGRKASIALKLWVEDPRKLKGKYKDGGAIEFTFDLQKEVPEGVAQEMVDSGFFHESDAKIVAKSIRDRVALIKWRRERTPPSATQTVAAPPTNAQATPTLGDGAAPPEAEEAEAEQHGHLSQLSSRTTSVTSDSGTGSTVYSDSHSSSLHSVIYQSLQEPVSTATQQRHASALLSTPRDDVLEEQCCSHWAGPVAGTRARSSSVTETRMKRPRVHSFSRPESPGRARLLSQSELKVEEHDRCSARRTLLPPPPLEIRRHSDSSGGPPGELEWDQSAAGEPFGPQFSLSPTLYSPLPQYQVYPTIFSLPSLCGAVPSLGKRSPPSEARPKICRHRRSFSETTCLSELNRSLQNITGHKHAPTPQLRVPAVLKEAVLYQPSHDYDDERGSGTKLQPHPALQRRASFCVDDHALLYMTSALGFQSQPVSASALQMPAHLLHSSHSYSAMSPSVAPVATPAQSAYAPAGQPLQHHGYPSAPLLSGAQTHPLAGWQADAHPPAPAHGYHPMPLPHAAAARLSPVPFVPAATAARLSPVPFVPAATAARLSPVPIVPLATASRLSPVPNVLPPANTGESHEPAQSASLQAANPLPPHPGHRTPDAPGQQHILQSLASLPTQSTPIQPPLVQASATQQLPPHSSQQSAHLTCVPSLHPSAGAPPPGYDSSSTSLPCLAPLCLSAGQAPPTAPSVSPAPCSQVEGALPARYPLLPTVPPLATHGAQPPRAAPALTPAAPAVQAYHQSSALAQQQSSVATPSLLTLTQTTPPVHQNLPPSPNPASVYIGPPLSTQVPLSQGESTSNNQAHAALPIPNTTQPSSAQYLPPIHAPQTITPSSPASVSVHVSQTTVTVASSATTMPIHPAQAAPAAQMPQPAPQPPPVGRPPSPGTPPGPAAPADLGQELKSSAEDAGSMTQHKQPGTCGTPQSQQSVGGGGGVGQPPAGVLAEESALDKQTSVAGSAYESVTSDALSGKETGDCNEGTHGARSEIRGRRHHRKSSRTRSRQEKSGKPRLSMLNVCNTGDKMVECQLETHNHKMVTFKFDLDGDAPEEIATYMVDNDFILLLEREMFIEQLKDIVEKAEDILSEEAEGEMGSDQHPLPRLSPITGASGPEGTKLQQTPSNQLVYQQNVLHTGKRWFIICPVAETATDSGEDTVTAKDSEVPSEAQTQDANVGGARTLQKPPSLSKPSLCATECTQSADDPHTGHLAAVSMVADIPCCPIVPPISQDASVQKTAAPHQPARHDSSPLTDTPPALAQPVVLQQPFSTPIPPPAVSGTQSQPQSPGHQTQQAPPFTSGPTSSQVHPGGGPGESDGEGPPRLEFTDRTIKTLDEKLRNLLYQEYNPSQSTSSASDPPGSPSVSDSQGSDGAPRKTEMLPQVPERSDSLGTLSDSAVAPLNKLLIRSDSAGKSDGRCIFTGRFQVVPLEPDGYLEQSSKDRSSHGGGGATVTMDTGVSITTENEDQAAQKSHSNRYSAPPDLYEDTPTSSPEVTPPLVLPQTSLSIDGAQHPLHLSSDSGEDDNSLAPPHKPAQTTRALSEHSGSDLMKRAVAFFRRSGRSSSVHSSDSPSRPPLLNGHAPCVAAQATYISSDNDSEFEDADMKKELQRLREKHMKEISELQANQRSEIERLYSQLGRPVPPTIGFLHAAPPTGGRRRRTSKHKVKAGKLVNPTVQQLKASRASSPAEACASVVVAPSKSAALLTGSEGSDTAALQGAPLDPMQPVHTQQPCSLKVSLSSDNIYGTATPTPPGQGSANGTGATPMTSASNQQTVPPPVSMPTPGPQPITALAQAQTNNSNNKTGTFTDDLHKLVDDWTKETLACAPQSRLSLNQIKQQQRHQDMKVNPPTKRGAPNQMRAAVPPSSLPIQLPLSCALSGALGPAVPPALTNTPSPALQQAGYLLPTGPFRGATPASRYQTQWPRIPCPAGTIGPVRMLGTANMVPFPALASTALQTFPMALNSSDKPLCPGGARTV, from the exons GACCGCAAGCTGTCGAAGGTGGAGCGGCAGCGCTTCAGGGAGGAGGCGGAGATGCTGAAGGGCCTGCAGCACCCCAACATCGTCCGCTTCTACGACTCCTGGGAGTCCCACCTCAAAGGGAAGAAGTGCATCGTCCTGGTGACGGAGCTCATGACCTCAGGGACGTTAAAAAC CTACCTGAAGCGCTTCAAGGTGATGAAACCCAAAGTTCTGCGTAGCTGGTGCCGGCAGATCCTGAAGGGCCTGCACTTCCTGCACACGCGCACGCCGCCCATCATCCACCGCGACCTCAAGTGCGACAACATCTTCATCACGGGCCCGACGGGCAGCGTGAAGATCGGCGACCTGGGCCTCGCCACGCTCAAAAGAGCCTCCTTCGCCAAGAGCGTGATCG GCACACCGGAGTTCATGGCCCCGGAGATGTACGAGGAGCACTACGACGAGTCCGTGGACGTCTACGCCTTCGGCATGTGCATGCTGGAGATGGCCACGTCCGAGTACCCGTACTCCGAGTGCCAGAACGCCGCGCAGATCTACCGCAAAGTGACCAGC GGGGTGAAGCCTGCCAGCTATCACAAGGTCACGGACCCCGAGGTGAAGGAGATCATTGGAGAATGTATCTGTCAGAATAAGGAGGAGCG CTATTCCATAAAAGACCTCCTGAACCACGCCTTCTTCGCCGAGGACACGGGTGTGCGGGTGGAGCTGGCCGAGGAGGACGACGGCAGGAAGGCCTCCATCGCGCTCAAGCTGTGGGTGGAGGACCCGCGAAAGCTGAAGGGCAAATACAAGGACGGTGGCGCCATAGAGTTCACCTTCGACCTGCAGAAGGAGGTGCCCGAGGGCGTGGCCCAGGAGATG GTGGACTCGGGCTTCTTCCACGAGAGCGACGCGAAGATCGTAGCCAAGTCCATCCGGGACCGGGTGGCGCTGATAAAGTGGCGGCGGGAGCGCACGCCGCCGTCGGCCACGCAGACCGTCGCGGCTCCACCCACGAACgcccaagccacgcccaccctggGAGACGGCGCCGCCCCCCCTGAGGCAGAGGAGGCCGAGGCAGAGCAGCACGGCCACCTTAGCCAGCTGAGCAGCAGGACTACGTCTGTTACGT CTGATAGCGGCACGGGCTCCACCGTTTACTCCGACTCCCACAGCAGCAGCCTGCACAGTGTCATATACCAGTCTCTGCAGGAACCTGTCTCCACGGCAACACAGCAG CGTCATGCTAGTGCCCTACTTTCCACACCTCGTGATGATGTTTTGGAAGAGCAGTGTTGCTCCCATTGGGCGGGACCCGTGGCAGGCACACGCGCCCGGAGCAGTTCTGTGACTGAAACGCGAATGAAACGCCCACGCGTCCACTCGTTCTCCCGGCCAGAAAGTCCTGGCCGCGCCCGCCTGTTATCCCAGTCAGAGTTGAAGGTTGAAGAGCACGATCGTTGTTCCGCTCGGAGAACTCTGCTCCCCCCACCGCCACTCGAGATTCGTCGCCACAGCGACTCGTCGGGAGGGCCGCCCGGCGAGCTGGAGTGGGACCAGTCGGCAGCTGGCGAGCCGTTTGGGCCTCAGTTTTCTCTCAGCCCCACCCTGTACAGCCCGCTCCCCCAGTACCAGGTCTACCCCACCATCTTTTCACTGCCCAGCCTGTGTGGCGCCGTCCCGTCTCTGGGCAAACGCTCGCCTCCTTCTGAAGCACGGCCAAAGATCTGCAGACACAGGCGTTCCTTCAGCGAAACCACCTGCCTGTCGGAGCTCAATAGGTCTCTGCAGAACATCACTGGTCACAAACATGCCCCAACTCCCCAACTAAGAGTCCCAGCAGTGCTGAAGGAAGCGGTGTTGTACCAGCCCTCCCACGACTATGACGACGAGAGAGGGTCGGGCACCAAGCTACAGCCCCACCCAGCACTGCAACGCCGGGCGAGTTTTTGCGTGGACGACCACGCCCTGCTCTACATG ACCAGCGCTCTGGGTTTCCAGAGCCAGCCGGTGTCTGCCTCTGCCCTGCAGATGCCAGCCCACCTGCTGCATTCTTCCCACAGCTACTCTGCCATGAGCCCTTCTGTAGCCCCTGTAGCCACACCCGCACAGTCTGCATATGCACCTGCAGGCCAGCCTCTGCAGCACCACGGCTACCCTTCTGCCCCACTGCTGTCCGGTGCGCAGACCCACCCTCTTGCAGGATGGCAGGCGGACGCGcacccccccgcccccgcacACGGCTACCACCCCATGCCCCTACCGCACGCAGCCGCTGCCAGGCTGAGTCCCGTTCCGTTCGTCCCAGCGGCCACGGCCGCCAGGCTGAGTCCCGTTCCGTTCGTCCCAGCGGCCACGGCCGCCAGGCTGAGTCCCGTTCCGATCGTGCCACTGGCCACGGCCAGCAGACTGAGTCCCGTTCCGAATGTACTGCCTCCGGCAAACACGGGCGAGAGCCACGAACCTGCTCAGAGTGCATCGCTGCAGGCAGCGAATCCACTCCCACCACATCCGGGTCACAGGACCCCTGATGCACCTGGACAACAG CACATCCTCCAATCGTTGGCCAGCTTGCCCACCCAGAGCACTCCTATTCAGCCGCCATTGGTCCAAGCGTCTGCCACTCAACAGCTGCCTCCACATTCATCTCAGCAGTCGGCTCACCTCACATGT GTGCCCTCACTGCACCCGTCTGccggagcccctccccctggatatgactcctcctccacctcgctGCCCTGCCTCGCTCCACTCTGCCTCTCCGCCGgccaggccccgcccactgcGCCCTCCGTTTCCCCGGCGCCCTGCTCGCAGGTGGAGGGAGCGCTGCCAGCTCGTTACCCGCTGCTGCCCACCGTGCCCCCCCTCGCCACGCACGGTGCCCAGCCGCCACGTGCCGCCCCTGCCCTCACACCCGCGGCCCCCGCGGTGCAGGCTTACCACCAGAGCTCCGCCCTTGCCCAGCAGCAGAGCTCCGTGGCCACGCCCTCCCTCCTTACCCTCACTCAGACCACACCCCCTGTGCACCAAAACCTACCTCCCTCACCAAACCCCGCCTCCGTGTACATAGGACCTCCACTCTCCACCCAGGTTCCTCTTTctcag GGAGAATCTACTAGCAATAACCAGGCCCATGCTGCTCTTCCAATCCCAAACACCACCCAGCCGAGCTCCGCCCAGTACCTGCCACCTATCCACGCCCCACAGACCATCACGCCCTCCAGCCCCGCCTCTGTTTCTGTCCACGTCTCGCAGACAACGGTCACCGTGGCCTCGAGCGCCACCACCATGCCTATCCACCCCGCCCAGGCTGCCCCGGCCGCCCAGATGCCTCAGCCAGCCCCGCAACCTCCCCCGGTTGGCCGGCCCCCATCCCCAGGCACCCCGCCGGGTCCGGCCGCACCCGCAGACCTGGGCCAGGAGCTCAAGTCCTCTGCAGAAGACGCCGGCAGCATGACTCAGCACAAGCAGCCAGGCACTTGCGGGACTCCGCAGAGCCAGCAGTCTGTGGGCGGAGGGGGCGGAGTGGGCCAGCCACCCGCGGGAGTGTTGGCTGAG GAGTCTGCACTCGATAAACAGACATCAGTGGCTGGATCAGCTTATGAAAG TGTGACCTCGGACGCCCTGTCGGGGAAGGAGACGGGTGACTGCAACGAGGGGACGCACGGCGCGAGGAGTGAGATACGAGGGCGTAGACACCACCGCAAATCCTCTCGCACGCGCTCACGGCAGGAGAAGAGCGGCAAGCCCAGACTGAGCATGCTCAAC GTGTGTAACACGGGCGACAAAATGGTGGaatgccagctggagacccacAATCACAAGATGGTGACCTTTAAGTTTGACCTGGATGGAGATGCCCCAGAGGAGATCGCCACGTACATG GTTGACAACGACTTCATCCTGCTGCTGGAGAGGGAGATGTTCATCGAGCAGCTGAAGGACATCGTGGAGAAGGCAGAGGACATCTTGAGTGAAGAGGCTGAGGGCGAGATGGGCTCGGACCAGCACCCGCTGCCCCGCCTCAGCCCCATCACTGGCGCCTCTGGCCCGGAG GGAACAAAGCTTCAACAAACTCCATCTAACCAGCTAGTCTACCAACAAAACG TTCTCCACACCGGCAAGCGCTGGTTCATTATCTGCCCTGTCGCTGAGACGGCCACAGACAGTGGGGAAGACACCGTCACAGCCAAAG ATTCAGAGGTTCCTTCAGAGGCTCAGACGCAAGATGCCaatgtgggcggggccagaaCTCTGCAGAAACCCCCGTCGCTGTCCAAACCCTCCCTCTGTGCCACGGAATGCACTCAGTCAGCAGACGATCCACATACCGGTCACTTAGCAGCAGTCTCCATGGTTGCAGACATCCCGTGCTGTCCCATTGTCCCTCCTATTTCCCAGGATGCCAGCGTTCAAAAAACCGCAGCCCCCCACCAGCCGGCTCGCCATGACTCCAGCCCCCTCACAGACACGCCCCCAGCCCTGGCCCAGCCAGTAGTGCTCCAGCAACCATTTTCTACACCCATTCCTCCACCTGCTGTCAGCGGGACGCAATCCCAGCCTCAAAGCCCGGGCCATCAGACACAACAAGCCCCTCCCTTTACATCAGGGCCTACCTCATCACAGGTACATCCAGGGGGTGGGCCAGGGGAGTCTGATGGGGAGGGGCCTCCCAGACTGGAGTTTACTGATAGGACAATAAAGACGCTCGATGAGAAACTTAGGAACCTTTTGTATCAGGAGTACAACCCCTCACAGTCTACGAGCTCAGCGTCTGATCCTCCAGGCTCACCCTCAGTGTCAGACAGCCAAGGCAGCGATGGTGCACCCAGAAAAACAGAGATGCTg CCACAGGTTCCAGAGAGGAGTGATAGTCTCGGCACCTTAAGTGACTCTGCTGTTGCTC CTTTGAACAAGCTGTTAATTAGGAGTGACTCAGCAGGCAAGTCTGATGGACGCTGTATCTTCACGGGGCGGTTCCAG GTTGTTCCGCTAGAGCCAGATGGTTATTTGGAGCAAAGCAGTAAAGACCGCAGCTCTCacggagggggaggagctacaGTAACCATGGATACGGGTGTTTCCATTACAACCGAGAATGAGGACCAAGCTGCGCAAAAGTCCCATAGCAACCGTTATTCAGCACCGCCCGACTTGTATGAG GACACGCCCACTTCTAGTCCAGAGGTAACGCCCCCACTGGTCCTCCCTCAAACCTCCTTGTCGATCGATGGGGCACAGCACCCCCTCCATCTCTCGTCAGACTCTGGCGAGGACGACAACAGCTTGGCTCCGCCCCATAAACCAGCACAAACCACTCGCGCCCTATCGGAGCACAGTGGGAGTGACCTCATGAAGCGGGCGGTGGCTTTCTTCCGCCGCTCTGGCCGCAGCAGCAGTGTGCACAGCTCTGATTCGCCCAGCCGCCCTCCTCTGCTTAATGGACACGCCCCTTGTGTTGCCGCCCAAGCCACATACATCAGCAGCGATAATGATTCAGAGTTTGAGGACGCTGACATGAAAAAAGAGCTCCAGAGACTCAGAGAGAA GCATATGAAGGAAATCTCTGAGCTGCAGGCCAACCAGAGAAGCGAGATCGAACGGCTTTACTCGCAGCTGGGCCGCCCCGTGCCGCCCACCATAGGCTTCCTGCACGCGGCTCCCCCTACTGGTGGCCGTCGGCGCCGCACCTCCAAGCACAAGGTCAAAGCGGGCAAACTCGTGAACCCAACGGTGCAGCAGCTCAAAGCGAGCCGCGCCAGCAGCCCAG CGGAGGCCTGTGCCAGTGTAGTGGTTGCACCATCCAAAAGCGCAGCTCTGCTCACCGGCTCTGAGGGGTCTGACACAGCTgccctgcagggggcgccactGGACCCGATGCAGCCGGTCCACACCCAGCAGCCCTGCTCGCTGAAGGTCTCCCTGTCGTCTGACAACATCTACGGCACGGCCACGCCCACACCGCCCGGCCAAG GGTCAGCAAACGGCACTGGTGCCACCCCTATGACCTCGGCTTCCAATCAGCAAACAGTGCCACCTCCTGTGTCTATGCCTACGCCTGgtcctcagccaatcacagcactaGCTCAGGCTCAGaccaacaacagcaacaataaaACCGGGACGTTCACCGATGACCTGCACAAACTGGTCGATGATTGGACGAAAGAAACGCTTGCCTGTGCTCCTCAATCACGCCTCTCCCTCAACCAGATCAAACAGCAGCAACGCCATCAGGACATGAAGGTCAATCCCCCGACCAAGAGAGGAGCCCCAAATCAG ATGAGGGCTGCGGTTCCTCCAAGCTCATTGCCAATCCAGCTTCCCCTCTCTTGCGCGCTCTCCGGGGCGCTGGGCCCGGCCGTGCCCCCTGCCCTCACCAACACGCCCTCCCCGGCCCTGCAGCAAGCCGGCTACCTGCTCCCCACTGGTCCCTTCAGAGGGGCGACGCCAGCCTCCAGGTACCAAACGCAGTGGCCAAGGATTCCCTGTCCGGCAGGCACAATAGGGCCTGTGCGCATGCTTGGCACAGCAAATATGGTGCCCTTTCCTGCACTGGCCAGCACTGCACTGCAAACCTTTCCCATGGCTCTGAACAGCTCCGACAAACCTCTGTGCCCGGGCGGGGCCAGGACTGTATAA